The region ggcatggggttcaatgggggctgggtgggggaatcttcgcgactacatttaaactgcaattacacattaagcgggtacgtattaatgaggtttgactgtacccgagttccttgagtgtaggcagaaataattacctatgtattattgcagcgtcattgtacaggtcatgtttgcaaggtaccagtgtgtggtatgtcccacacaatgttcctgacagacatttttggtttatataccccggcaatgtgtaatggttacattatgctctttcgatagcatgggactcctatattgcttttgaagtcttaaatccttaccttttatgagacctggcaattcaagggaaaagttgtacattttcttttgtagctgacatggacatattcactggagaggccatcgatgttgtcatcggatcCTCAAGAGATGACGGAAAGGTAACTTTAAAAGTCATAGAACTGTTTTTTAAGGATCGATGTTACATTTACGTTCTGAAAGGGCTCGTACATTTCagagtggggaaagaaactgaactatgtcccttttgtttttccgttatggatgtaagtagctgtgtatgatccacgaactagatttatggccgagtaccatatttattcaaatctaggccggtctcactcctaagccagcacctgaaggtctgaagccggtgaaaaaagtgtttttcttgaatgtaagccggacaagttagggcaacagacataaaacgcgaacagcatttattagtcacgacccgtcccagcccatgcagtgttgctgttgctgctagccttgttgcttaccttcttatcgttgtcagcataaaagagcagacaatttttggtgccatttagtgcactttagatgctgcactcct is a window of Dermacentor silvarum isolate Dsil-2018 chromosome 4, BIME_Dsil_1.4, whole genome shotgun sequence DNA encoding:
- the LOC125944903 gene encoding uncharacterized protein LOC125944903 isoform X1 produces the protein MAETEEMVLHTSKRLRNLSLEKGKSTKGIITAMASMAPLSQEHADMDIFTGEAIDVVIGSSRDDGKVTLKVIELFFKDRCYIYVLKGLVHFRVGKETELCPFCFSVMDVSSCV